The Lacticaseibacillus rhamnosus DNA window CGGGTGCAGGATCAAATTGTTTATTTTGCCCGGTTGCGGGGTATGAAAACAGCTGAAATCAAAGCGAGGATTCCGGAATGGCTGGAACGGTTTCAGGTTAAAGGTAGGGCTACGGATAAGATCAAGGATTTAAGCAAAGGCAATCAGCAAAAAGTTCAAGTGATCGCGACAATGATACATATGCCAAAGCTGGTCATTCTTGACGAACCGTTTTCCGGACTCGACCCGGTTAATGCCAGTTTGTTAATGGCCGGCATCGAGATGCTTAAAGACAACGGCGCAGCGATTATTTATTCCAGTCATGATATGGCTAATGTTGAGGCTATTTCGGATCATTTGGTGATGTTGAAACAAGGTCGCATGGTCTTAAATGGTGCTGTAAATGCCATTCGGGAAAGCTTTGGCCGAACCAAACTGTTTATTGAATCTGGCTTGTCGGAAGCAGAATTGCAAGCATTTGACGGGGTAACACATCTTCGCCGACACGGACAGGAGTTTGAGTTAACACTGGCTGATCCAGCAGTGGGTCGACAAATATTTACCCAAGCTGTGGCGAATGGCTACATACCGGAATTTCGCCAACAACCGCCTACGCTTGATGAAATTTTCCGCCTGAAAGTAGGTGAGTCGAATGCATAAGTTCTGGGTGGTTATGAGTCAGGTTTACAAAAAGAATGTCAAAAGTGGTTCGTGGATTTTCCTAGTGTTGTCGCCATTGCTTTTTCTGGCAATTGGGGTCGGCATCGCGTTTTATGTAGCCAAAACACAAGCTCCTGCCCAAGTGGCCGTTGTCAGTGACGTTAGCGCCGTGGGTCAGGCATTAAGCAAACAAAGTACCGATGACTTAAAGTTTAAGGTTTATTCGTCAGATAAAAAAGCCAATGCTGCTTTAAATGATGAGAAGATTGACGGTGTTTTAACGGTGAAGGCTGCTGACCATTTCCGTTCCCATTATGTAGCGCGCGATAACGGGCAAACGGTTGACACGTCGACCCTTGTCACCGCACTGAGCGGCCTTAAGCTCAGCAGTACCGCTGCCAGTATGCACTTGACGCCTGCCCAAGTTACCGCCTTAACGCAGCCGCCTGTGGTTACCTCAAAAACAGTCGCGATTGAAGATGGCAAGCAAGTACCCAAATCAGACTCCACGCAACTCA harbors:
- a CDS encoding ABC transporter ATP-binding protein is translated as MLEVKDLVKTFGTMTAVDHVSFTVKPGEIMGLIGQNGAGKTTTFRMILNFLTPDAGTISWNGQPLTAKDYDIIGYLPEERGLYPKMRVQDQIVYFARLRGMKTAEIKARIPEWLERFQVKGRATDKIKDLSKGNQQKVQVIATMIHMPKLVILDEPFSGLDPVNASLLMAGIEMLKDNGAAIIYSSHDMANVEAISDHLVMLKQGRMVLNGAVNAIRESFGRTKLFIESGLSEAELQAFDGVTHLRRHGQEFELTLADPAVGRQIFTQAVANGYIPEFRQQPPTLDEIFRLKVGESNA